The proteins below are encoded in one region of Paramisgurnus dabryanus chromosome 2, PD_genome_1.1, whole genome shotgun sequence:
- the f13a1b gene encoding coagulation factor XIII A chain yields the protein MADQEAHDNPTPAATPAVRPKRVSHRGRSAGPKATSNKEEGEVQEFEPFMFLPRGPPPLKDFLDIWDVDMLKHPQEINKQGHHTHLYGSDFLIVRRAQEFQIKITFDRPYRPADDKFAVEFAIGPSPQYSKGTYIPVFPTAEQKSVWQGRIVESNDNIVTMGITSSPECIVGKYMIFIGVVTPYGIRRTRRDTSTDVYILFNPWSPADPVFLDDEEEREECVINELGIIYHGAYDDISERAWNFGQFEFGVLDACLFIMDKAEMPLSNRGDVIKVTRVASAMINSRDDDGVLVGNWSGEYTYGVPPTSWTGSVEILLDYANSRGTPVCYAQCWVYAAVFNTFLRCLGIPSRVVTNFFSAHDNDGNLKMDIILDENGKVDRERTKDSIWNYHCWNECYMSRPDLPPGFGGWQAVDATPQETSDGMYRCGPASVAAVKHGQICYPFDASFVFAEVNSDVVFYRRQKDGTLVPVRVNPNHVGRMVLTKAVLHDGRRDITNQYKFPEGSPEERQVLEKAETFGCQREKASIPQADVDVEIPSLEVRVGDGFDLILQFTNRSNQRRTADVYVSGTVVYYTGVPSGEVVFTTLKVKLEPLQSKEEKVSVRSEDYMQKLVEQGNIHIITTGKVKETGQIITSMKLINMHKPKLIVKVTGSPRVSEEMYVTVEFTNPFKFNLENVDVRMEGPGILPFKHKHYSLIPPGTSITWTETFSPRRAGSTKLMASLDCAAQRHVYGEAELTIQH from the exons ATGGCAGATCAAGAGGCTCACGATAACCCTACCCCTGCTGCCACACCAGCAGTACGTCCTAAGAGGGTCTCCCACCGTGGACGCAGTGCAGGACCCAAAGCCACCTCAAATAAAGAAGAGGGGGAAGTACAAGAATTCGAGCCCTTCATGTTTCTTCCCAGAGGACCCCCTCCACTCAAAg ACTTTCTTGATATCTGGGATGTTGATATGCTCAAACATCCTCAAGAGATAAACAAACAGGGACATCACACCCACTTGTATGGCAGTGACTTCCTCATTGTACGTCGGGCTCAGGAGTTTCAGATAAAGATCACCTTTGATCGGCCCTACAGACCAGCCGACGACAAGTTTGCTGTTGAGTTTGCCATCG GGCCCAGCCCTCAATACAGCAAGGGTACCTATATTCCTGTCTTCCCCACTGCTGAACAAAAGAGTGTTTGGCAAGGTCGGATTGTGGAGAGCAATGACAACATCGTCACCATGGGCATCACATCCTCGCCAGAGTGCATTGTGGGAAAGTACATGATATTCATCGGAGTGGTTACCCCCTATGGTATCCGCAGAACCAGGAGGGACACCAGCACAGATGTCTATATTCTCTTTAACCCATGGTCACCAG CTGATCCCGTGTTCTTGGATGATGAGGAGGAGCGGGAGGAGTGTGTTATAAATGAGCTGGGGATCATCTACCATGGAGCATATGATGATATATCTGAACGTGCTTGGAACTTCGGACAG TTTGAATTTGGGGTACTGGATGCCTGTTTGTTCATTATGGATAAAGCAGAAATGCCGCTGTCTAACCGTGGAGATGTAATCAAAGTTACCCGCGTAGCTTCTGCCATG ATAAACTCTCGCGATGATGATGGTGTGTTGGTGGGAAACTGGAGTGGAGAATACACATATGGTGTTCCACCAACCTCCTGGACTGGAAGTGTAGAGATCCTCCTGGATTATGCCAATAGCAGAGGCACACCTGTCTGCTACGCTCAGTGCTGGGTCTACGCTGCTGTCTTTAACACTT TCTTGCGTTGTCTTGGGATCCCCAGCAGGGTTGTGACAAACTTTTTCTCTGCTCATGACAATGACGGCAACTTGAAGATGGATATTATTCTGGATGAAAATGGAAAAGTAGACCGAGAACGCACCAAAGATTCCATCTG GAATTATCATTGCTGGAATGAGTGTTACATGAGCAGGCCTGACCTGCCTCCCGGCTTTGGAGGATGGCAGGCTGTAGATGCTACCCCACAGGAGACAAGTGATG GTATGTACAGGTGTGGACCTGCATCCGTTGCTGCTGTTAAACATGGACAGATCTGCTACCCGTTTGATGCCTCTTTTGTATTTGCTGAG GTCAACAGTGATGTAGTCTTCTATCGTAGACAGAAAGATGGCACCCTGGTGCCAGTGAGGGTTAATCCCAACCATGTAGGTCGCATGGTGTTGACTAAAGCCGTGCTGCATGATGGACGCAGAGACATCACAAATCAGTACAAATTCCCTGAAG GAAGCCCAGAGGAGCGCCAGGTGCTGGAGAAAGCTGAGACATTTGGATGTCAAAGGGAGAAAGCCTCTATTCCCCAGGCTGACGTGGATGTGGAGATCCCAAGTCTGGAAGTTCGGGTGGGGGACGGATTCGATCTCATTTTGCAGTTTACCAATCGCAGTAATCAGCGTCGCACTGCAGATGTGTATGTCAGCGGGACTGTTGTGTATTACACTGGAGTCCCAAGTGGCGAGGTTGTGTTTACAACTCTCAAAGTCAAATTAGAGCCACTGCAGA GCAAGGAAGAGAAGGTGTCAGTACGTAGTGAGGACTACATGCAAAAACTGGTGGAACAGGGAAACATACACATTATCACCACTGGGAAGGTGAAAGAGACGGGACAGATCATCACCTCAATGAAGTTAATCAACATGCACAAGCCCAAACTTATTGTGAAG GTGACAGGTTCTCCAAGAGTGAGTGAGGAGATGTATGTGACTGTTGAATTCACAAACCCATTTAAGTTCAATTTGGAGAATGTAGATGTGCGTATGGAGGGTCCTGGAATTTtgccattcaaacacaaacattacag TCTGATTCCTCCAGGTACCTCTATAACCTGGACAGAGACGTTCAGCCCCCGGCGGGCTGGCTCTACTAAACTGATGGCCAGTCTGGACTGTGCTGCTCAAAGACATGTGTACGGAGAAGCAGAGTTGACCATACAACACTGA